The Lactuca sativa cultivar Salinas chromosome 2, Lsat_Salinas_v11, whole genome shotgun sequence genome includes the window ACCACTAACCAATAACCATAACAATGAAAAATGATAATGAGTTATGCGGTTTGGTTTCAAAACAACAAGGAAAAGAATCGAGTACTTACAAACTTTAACTAAAACAAGGACATAAGTACCATGGTGTTCAAATATTGATATCAGATGGTTGAAGTTATCATAACTTATCTCCTATGATTCTTGATGTTTTCCTTCGATCTTAACTTGAAATCTAATGCAGGAGTTCACATCATCATGATCTGAAAAACACAAATGAAAGACAATTATGTTATGAACTGACTAATAAAACAATTTCAATAATAGATTCAAACACAAAAGCCTCCAATATTACTCGAATCAATAAGAAAAAGGGATAGTTTGGAAAATTTGAGAAGCCGCTCTCAAAAAGGAATAATCCTCTAAAACAAACAAGATGCCTATCCCTAATTATTCCTAGTACTTATAAGGTAACCCTCAAACTTAAATTACACCTAAAATACCCTTCTACTATAGGAGATTCCCTAATGATGTTGATTTCCCATCTTACCCCCTTCTATAAAGCTTTGCTTAAGTGAATGTATAAGACATTAATAAATAGAAAAGAAAATCTTATAGGCAACAAGGGCGACATTAATTAATAAACTTAGTTTCTTCTGAAGTCCTACATAAAATATATAACAAAGATAAAGTTGAAAATATAGAGAAAATATCAGGGCTTTTGATgaaaatatataacaaaaatagTACACAACATGTTTTCAATTGATGTACTTTCAGAAGACCTACCTCTTGTTTCATCTTTATAAAGGAGTTGATGTCTTCCTCTACATAATACGAGCCAAAACTTGTTTCGACTCCTTTTAGCTCCGGAGTAAACAAATTTCCCGTGGTGAAAGTCATTATTGATGGGCATTTTTGGATGGTCAAAGTATCAAATAATGGGAATGAAAAATCCATCTTCTCCATGCAAAATCCCTTGAGACATCGAAGTTTATCAAGTTTTAAGGACTTGAAACGAGGTAACACAATTTCATTCATTTTTCCATCAGATTCCTCCTCCTCTTCATCTACAACAAATACCTCCTCCATATTCTCGCAATCAAATATGTGTACTCTTGGAGTTGAAATAGACTACCAACCATGGAACTCCTAAAAGCATATTGTAAACTATAACAGCCATCAATAGAGACTCTTGTTAGGTTTGGAAACTCAAATATTTTCCACTGATTGCTCTTCCATATATGCTTGAGAGAAGATAGACCCATCAACTTCACTTGTGTTAGGTTTGGAATTTTGACAAGAGTAGTAGTTTGCGGCGATTCATCAAAACCATTGTTTATCACTTCCAACGCTTCAAACACATCCTCTACCAAATTACAGTAGATTACCTTAATCTTTTCCAACTTTTGCAGTTGTAGCAACTCATCAGATGGGATAATCTTTTTAACAGATCTATCAAATGCCACATGTAATTCGATCAGATTATGAAAAGACcaaatgtttgatatcttctgaagTAATAGCAGCCGGGCACCAGGAGCTTGTATGTTCTAAACTCGGGAATGGGGTCTACAagccaaaaaaataaaataaaaaagaatatcATATAAGGCAATCAACTCCACTATAACCAAAACTAGTTTCAGTAGTAGGGGTTGTCACATGAGAATTAAACCAACTTCCACGAGGATTATATTTGCCTAAACTTGTTTCTACATAGTTGGGTTGTGGAGCTTTCGACCCACCGGCTGTGAACACCTTCATTTGTGGGCAGTCCTTTATCATAAGATTATCCAATGAAGGCCACCGGAACTCATTAGTCCCTAAAAAGAAACCCACCAGCTCTGGTAGATACTCTAGTTTAATACGCTTTAGATGAGTAAATACCACAACCTTAGAAAAAGATGCCTTTGTTGTTTTCTCTACTCCATCATCTTCTTCCTTCACCACAATCACTTTCATTGCCTGTAATTCTCTATCCATAACTCTTCAAGTTGTACAAAGTTTTCAAGTGTGGAACAGGTGAATATATGTTCCAAAAGGTTACAACCCTTGATATTCAATATCTTTAGGTTGGGAGGTTCAAACATAACAATACTCTTGTTAATCCTTTCTACTTTTTCAAACACCTCCTTCATCCCATGTCAAGACTTTATTTCCAACACTTGAAGCTTTTGCATCTATCCTGCTGCATAACATGGAATCATACTTGATAATGCatcataatattatatatttatctcTCTAGGGTATTGGCATAAGGTCCAAGATACACTATCCACTTGAGAAAATTGCAGTAAATGACAAAAGGagagagatgaagtcacatagaATAGAAACGAGAATTGAGGGAGAAAGATAAAGGGAGGATACGGGGGTGGGGGTAGGTTTTGTTTAATGATTTAAtgtatataataattaaaatataattctaaaagaaattaaaaaatatcatttagGGCAAAATAGACATTTTAACTCGATCATAGACTGTCATTTAGGGACATGTTGCGTTACTTAATAGAAATCTGAGTTTCATATTGTAGGaaatacatatacacatacatgAATAACTAGGAATCTGATTATGAGCAGTAAAAATTTCAATCTCTTGTGTGTTCAAATGAATGACACTTTTATGCCTTCTAATCTTATTGTTGGGTTTGTATAATTAAAAACTAATGAGTCAATTACATGCTCTaactttttcaatatcttctGGTCATAGGGTCTGTTGTATTTTTCTAGAATATGATTAGCATCAGGAGGATATTCCAAAGAGaaaaccactactagaaaaacagccttttacgacgcgcaatgcgtgtagtaaaacgctcagacgacgtgcaaatgcgtgtcaagaaaggccctgtcataacgagaaacgacacgcttttgcgcgtcgtaaccttacgatgcgCATTTATGGCGcgcaatgcgtgtcaaggaagccCCTTTCATaaagaagatgacacgcattcacGTTTCGTAAAACAACGCACATTTACGACTTGCATTGCATATCATTAAAGCTCATGCCATAAAGAAAGGCGACATACAATTTTGCGTGTCATAaagtttaaatgtttaaaaatcatatatattttttgtaaatttactaattttcaaattacatcacacatttaatgtctcataatataaaataaaatttcatacacaaaaaataaaataaattgcacaaattataatgtcatgtaaaataatcattcaaatgttaaacaaaaataatacattactaacatgggttatacattcctataaaactaacaacccTCGGTGACCTTGATCTGGATCGAGGTCGACTTGGATCGATGGCGGCGATTGGATTTTAGATACACAACATGATTACTGACCTAAGACCTTGTGCAACAAGTACATCCCATGCCCTATTTCTAGCAACCACCACACGTTTTAGTGTCTCAAGGGCTAGTATACTTCCTCCTTGCCATCCAATAGCTTTCATTGACAATGGAACCACctgtaatttattaaaaaaaacaaggtCAAAACTGAAAACTAAGTATGCCCTTGCTCCTTTTTTCCCCTTAACATGTTGAACTTAAACAATTAAACGCCCATTATGtattcaagggtaaaatggtaaaaaaaTCACATGGGCAGTGCGATGGATCATTCTATCTAGTAACTCCTGGAGTAACTTATGATGGCATTATTGGAGGTGAGACTTCTATAGTTCTATCAAAGCAGCATAAAGGAAAGACTTTGTGTTTTCTTGTAAATCTGATTGTTCTTCATGTGATAATTTGTAAGGTGACTCTTTTAGTATCATGTTCAAAGCAGAAATGGCTAGGATTCTTGTTTGTGGAAGTTGACTTTTTAAATTCTTTAGGAAATGACCAGCTGCTTCAGTGAGAATCTTTGATGATAAATTTGGTTCATTTCTAGATGACATAGCCAATAACATGAGAACCCTATTTGCCATCAAGCTATTTTGGATgataaaaaaaagtattttttttactattattaaagcattgtactttccattatttttttttactaaCACAATGATTATAGCATTATACTCTCAgtttttcttattaagacaaattgaaagtatgatgctataataaacaagaaaatgaaagtacattgttatttattgCAATTAACCATTATATATACCTCAAGAGTCTCGGATCCCCACACTGGGAAAGCACTTTTATGTGCTTTCATCATTCTCTCCAGCATATCTGATAATAAAAAGTGGGAAGAATTTAAGCTTTCAGAAATCACCAAAAGAAACATTAAACCAGAGTTTGAATACCAACAGATGAAGATTTTGGTTATCAGTGATAACTAAAACACACTTTTAGTGTATAACTTTACATATGAAGATACATTATTTTACATGTTGAACTAATGTTACCTGATCTTCTCCGCCATTCAACAACTAGAGACATTCGTTCGGTATGAACATGTAATTCTTGTTTGTGGTTAGACTTTAGCTTCCATAAGTTTGCTTGCGTTCTTGTATCTGTATATTGTCTTCTGATATTGCAAATAATGTTATCTGCAACATAAAATAGATTAATCAGGAACCAAACAGAGGAGAATTCTTTTGAACTAAAAAGGAATTTGGAGGACTGGTTACTGAATTCGATAAAGCTGTAtgaaacaatttaaaaaaaaaattaacacatGTTTTGCTGAGTTGAAATAATCATATATTCATGTGTGTATATAGACCAGAATAAACTCATAGAACTTATCTCGGAAACCAAAGATACAAAGCTCCCTTGTCAAAAATAACCCCCAATAACAACTGATACCATTCCCTAGTAAGCCCACCTGATATCATTCACATGTTTTCAATAAGTATATTTTCAATAGTTGACTGACCATAGTTGACGAAGAAAATGATGAAAATAGCTTACTTTCAAGAATCAAGAATCACAAAAGTGTGAGATGAGGGAAAAGTTAATGGACACAAAAAGTTATctaatattgaaaaaaaataagaataataatttAAGATGCTAAACTCACCAACATCTACTTTTATCAGGTGAGTTAACTGTTAATAAGTGAAGAACTTAAAGTAAATAATACTATCTTCaagaaaaaaattcaaatatCTCACCATTAGGAGAATAGATACTGAGATATATATATGAACTGATGAAATCTGTTTGCTTCGTCCTGTCTCACGATTAGTCTCATCAGAGATTTCCTTCCTCACAGCAGCTGCACAAGAAAAACAATaaagatatgtttattgattataCGAATCTTCAAGAATGTATGCCCTGAGAAAGCAGTGACATGAGTTCATGTAGTTTGACCAAACTATGGGGATTTACATTTACTTACTAGTGCCCAAAATAACCAAATATTGACCTTCTCCTCTAGAGGAAATCCAATATTCTATTGAATCTTTGGGAAACAAAAACTAGTTAAAACAACATTAACCAATAAAGATTATTCTATTAATTTATACTAAATCTGAAATATAATTAGAACAGGTTTTTTTGCTCACCTGTTACTAAGAACGGTAGCCAGAAATATCAGCTGTCCCGGGCAGAGGGTAGGAATAAACCATTACGAAACCATTAAATACAACTTCAAATCATTCACGAGGATTAGAAGAAGCCTGTTGTCAATTGAAGCTAGTTACTGCACTTCCAAATCAAAATATTTGTAACCAAATAAGAATGTTAtgaaaattattataaaaatgaaaaaacaaaaccatacgttgaaaaaaatgaaattgtgAAAGACAAACAGagacctttctttctctcttcaAATTGGCAAGAAACTTCCATATTTCAGTTAGCATGAAGGCGTAACAGTTTAAAGTCGCTTTGTTCTGGTTACCTCCTACCTCCCCTGATGCTTCTTCCCCCTCTGGCTACTGTTTGGTTATTAACAATAACCCCTAATCAAATAGAATATAAAGATGAACTGAatcaaaacagttaaaacaataTATGGGTTAGTAAACCCTAACCAAATTTCTAGAGAACAACGGAATCAGTTAGTGGATTCGGCATAGTCTTCTACATTTGCACCAAGTAGAATCACAAAGTGAAATACGTTTTGCTGTAATTGCAAGAACAGATAGCATATATATCATCTTACAAAGTGAAAGCATcaaaacttttatccttttgtCTAGTGAACAAGATAGAAGACATTGGTCCAACAAAGAACCAATATGACAtcagatatatatatattgaaccaTGAATCGCTGGTTTTCATTCCTCTTCAAGACCAATCCCTACAATACCTAATAAATAAGGGATATCAACTATGAAGCACCAACATGCAAACCCTTGAATTTGCAAGCATCATAAAGCATAGATAAtacaataataaattaaattcaaACCTCACCTGAAGCGTTGTCTAGAGAGAGAAGTAGCAAAAAAAATAAGGAGATGAAATTTGTATATATGCAAATCAATATAAAAAGATTACATTGAAACCCACATCAGGAGCTGGCGACTGAAGCTATTAATAGACAGTATTAACAGAGGCTGAGTCGGCAAATGGAAGTAGAGGTGGAAAGGGCACGTTTCATCGACGCTTCAAACCAACTAGCTTTGGGGAAACACTCCACCACTGTCAAGAAGGAAACCTCACCGCTAGGTCGGTGTCGGTATTACCTGATTTAGGGTGAGTAAGCAGCAAAGAAGAAGAGGTGTTGATTAAAGGGGATGTAAGAGTAGAAAGCATCATTAGGAGAAACTCCACCGGCCAAAAGGAAAACCCACCACCAAGTCTTCCGTCTCAACGTGATGTCAGGCTGACCGGAAGCAAGCAAGAAggcagctttcatcagaaaatgACATCGTTTCATGAATCACATTATCATGTGAGGCTGATGTAGGGTTGAGAGGAATTAAGCACACAAGCATCCACTTACTGATGATACTGCTTATCCAGACTGGCCTTGGAAAACGACATCAACGGAGGTGAAGGGAACGCATAAAGAAACCCCTGTGAAAGAAAAAGCAAGAGTCGATTTGAAGTAACCAacaaatgaaattgaaaggtAGAGGCGCTACattctttttttttgttcttgTCACCACACATCAACATAGAGAAATCGAGAACCCCTGCGGGTTTGATCTGTTCAAAAGACGGGATCAGAGATTTGGTGATATTGCAATTTTGTTGTGGGAGAAAAGAGGATTGGTGAT containing:
- the LOC111898993 gene encoding dnaJ homolog subfamily C GRV2 isoform X2, translating into MSLVVEWRRRSDMLERMMKAHKSAFPVWGSETLEVVPLSMKAIGWQGGSILALETLKRVVVARNRAWDVLVAQGLRSVIMLCI